The genomic segment GCGGCCCCGAAGGCCAGCGTCCGCGCGCTCGTCCAGCCGAACTCCTGGGTCTTGACGATGGTGTAGGTCAACAGGCCCAGCCCGCCGGTGACCAGCGTCGCGCCGGCCAGGTCGAAGCCGCCGGCGCGGTCGCCGGCGCGCGACTCGGGGACGACCCGGAGCGCGAGGACGAGGGTGGCCAGGCCCACCGGCAGGTTGATGAAGAAGACCCACTGCCACGACAGGGCGTCGACGAGGAAGCCGCCGAGCAGGAGGCCGACCGCGCCGCCGCCGCCGGAGATCGCCGCGAACGCGCCGAGCGCCTTGGCGCGGTCGGGGCCCTCGGGCACGGTCGTCGTGATGATGCTCAGCGCGGCGGGGGAGACGAGCGCGGCGCCCAGGCCCTGCAGCGCGCGAGCGCCGACGAGCCAGCCGGGGGACGTCGCCAGGGCGTCCATGAGCGAGGCGAACGTGAACAGCGTGATGCCGGCGACGAACAGCCGCCGTCGGCCGAGGAGGTCGCCGGCGCGGCCGCCGAGCAGGAGGAAGCCGCCGAAGACCAGCGTGTAGGCGTTGACCACCCACTGGAGGTCGGTGGCGGAGAACTGCAGGTCGGCCTGGATGGCCGGGAGCGCGACGTTCGTGATCGTCGCGTCGAGGACGACCATGAACTGGGCGAGGCACACGACGACCACCACGGGCAGCCAGTGGCGGGCGACGGGGGCGTCCTGCGGGGGAGATGAAGACATGGAGGAGGAGATGGGGAGTGGGTCGGGAGCAAGCGGACCGAGCGGTCCGGATGACCGTAGCACAACCGGACCGTACGGTCCGTATTTACGGACCGAATGGTCCGTTTGACCCCCTCGAACTGATACCCTGAGGGCGATGGCGGTCTCGGATGTCACCCCCCTGCGCGCCGACGCGCGCCGCAACCTCGAGCGGATCCTCGAGGCGGCGCGCGCCGCGTTCGCCGAGCGCGGGCTCGACGTCGGGGTGGAGGAGATCGCCCGCCGCGCCGGCGTCGGCAAGGCCACGTTCTTCCGCCGCTTCCCGAGCAAGGACGCGCTCGTGCTCGCCGTCCTGGAGGGCTTCATCGAGGAGATCGAGGCGGCGGCGGCCGACGCGGCGGCGGCGCCCGACCCGCTCGAGGGCCTGCGCGACTTCCTCCTGCACCACATGACGCTGCAGGCCAACAACACGGCCTTCTTCGACGCGGTCTCCGCGCGCTTCACCGGCGAGAACCCGCCCGTCGAGCTGACGGACCGGATGCTGGCCGCGATCGGCCGCGTGCTGGAGCCGGCGCGGGCCGCGGGCGTCCTGCGCGACGGCGTCGAGGCGGGCGACCTCTCGACGGTGGCCAAGATGCTCGGCGCCGCGATCCGGCCCATGCCGGGCGTGCTGCTCCCCGCCGCCGCCTGGCCGCGCTACCTGGACATCGTCCTGGCCGGTCTGCGGGCCGGGCAGGACCCGCTGCCCGGCATCGCGGCGGACCCGTGCACGATGGTGCGCGAGGTCTCCGCGACGTCCACCTGAACCGGCGCCCGTGCCGCCCGGGCGCTTCGATACCGTCAGGGCGTGACCGCCGCCGATCTCGACCTGCCGCTCATCGCCAGCGGGAAGGTCCGTGAGCTCTACGACCTCGACGACCGCCTGCTGCTCGTCGCCTCCGACCGGATCTCGACCTACGACGTCGTGCACCCGAACGGGATCCCCGACAAGGGCAAGGTCCTGACGGGCATCTCGGTCTTCTGGTTCGACAAGACCGCACACATCATCCCCAACCACTACATCTCGGCGACCGACGGCGTGCCGGACAAGGTCCGCGGCCGCGCGATGGTCGTCAAGAAGCTGACGATGCTGCCCGTCGAGTGCGTCGTCCGCGGCTACATCACCGGCTCGGGCTGGAAGGACTACCAGGCCACCGGCCGCGTGTCGGGCATCCAGCTGCCGCCCGGCCTGCGCGAGTCCGAGAAGCTGCCGGCGCCGATCTTCACGCCGTCCACCAAGGCCGACGAGGGGCACGACGAGCCCATCGACCTCGAGCGGGCCGCCGAGATCCTCGGCGACCGCGAGCTGGCCGGCCGGCTGCGCGACGTGTCCATCGCCCTGTACAGCCACGCGGCCGGCCTGGCCGCCGAGCGCGGGGTGATCCTCGCCGACACGAAGTTCGAGTTCGGCATCGACGAGGCCGACCCCGCCCGCCCGCTCGTCCTCGGCGACGAGGTCCTGACGCCGGACTCCTCGCGCTACTGGCCCGTCGAGGGCTACGAGCCGGGGCACGGCCAGCCGAGCTTCGACAAGCAGTACGTCCGCGACTGGGCGTCGTCGACGGGCTGGGACAAGGCGCCGCCGGCACCCGAGATCCCGGCCGACGTCGTCGCCGGGACCCGGGCCCGCTACGTCGAGGCCTACGAGCTCATCACGGGCGAGCCGTTCGACGGCTGGCTGTCGCGGACGTCGGCGTGAGGGCCCGCGTCCTCATCCGGCCCAAGGCGGGGATCCTCGACCCCCAGGGCGTCGCCGTCGAGCGCGCGCTGCCGGCGCTGGGCTTCGCCGGCGCGGGCAACGTCCACGTCGGCCGGATGGTCGAGCTCGACGTCGCCGACGCCTCGCAGCTGGAGGAGATGTGCCGCCGGCTGCTGGCCAACCCGCTCATCGAGGACTACGAGATCGAGATGATCTCCGACGCGCCGGCCGCCGCGTGAAGCTCGGCGTCGTCACGTTCCCCGGCACCTGCGACGACGCCGACGCGCGCATCGCGGCCGGCATGGTCGCCGAGGCCGTCCCGCTCTGGCATCGCGACGCCGACCTGCGCGGCGTCGACGGCATCATCGTCCCCGGCGGCTTCTCCTACGGCGACTACCTCCGGGCGGGCGCCATCGCGCGCTTCTCGCCGGTCATGGAGTCGGTCGTGGCCTTCGCCCGCGACGGCGGCCCGGTGCTCGGCATCTGCAACGGCTTCCAGATCCTGTGCGAGGCCGGCCTGCTGCCCGGCGCCCTCCTGCCCAACACGGGGCTGCGCTTCGTCTGCCGCCAGGTCGACCTCGTCGTGCAGACCACCGCGACGCCGTTCACCTCCACCTGCACGGTGGGCCAGGTGCTGTCGATCCCGGCCAAGCACACGACGGGCCGCTACTTCGGCGAGGTCGCCCCGGAGCAGGTCGTCCTGCGCTACGCGCACGGGCACAACTTCAACGGCTCCCAGGACGACATCGCCGGCGTCGTCAACGCGGCCGGCAACGTCATGGGCCTCATGCCGCATCCCGAGCACGCCGTCGAGACGCTCACGGGCGGGTCGGCCGACGGGCTGGCGCTGTTCGAGGGGATGACCCGTGTCGCCGTCGCCTGAGCCCGGGTCGGACGACACCGTCGCCGCGCCGGGGATCGAGCGCGCGGTCGCCCTCGGGCTGACTCGCGACGAGTACGCGCTGGTCTGCGACGAGCTCGGCGGCCGCGAGCCCAACGAGGTCGAGCTGGCGATGTTCTCGCTGCTGTGGAGCGAGCACTGCGCCTACAAGCACTCCAAGAAGCTCCTGCGCACGCTGCCCACCGAGGGCCCCGCGGTCGTCATGGGCCCCGGGGAGAACGCCGGCGCCGTCGACGTCGGCGGCGGGTGGGCGGTGGCCTTCAAGGTCGAGTCCCACAACCACCCCAGCGCGGTGGAGCCCTTCCAGGGCGCGGCCACCGGCGTCGGCGGGATCCTGCGCGACATCTTCGCCCTGGGCGCCCGGCCCATCGCGGTCCTGGACTCGCTGCGCTTCGGCGAGCCGACCAGCGAGCGCTCGCGCTATCTGCTGGACCGCGCGGTCGCCGGCATCGGCCACTACGGCAACTCGATCGGCGTGCCCACCGTGGGCGGCGAGGTCGTCTTCGAGGCGCCCTACGAGACGAACTGCCTCGTCAACGCGATGGCGCTCGGCCTGGCGCGCACGGAGGACATGATCCGCAGCGCGGCGGCCGGCGTCGGCAACGTGCTCGTCCTGTTCGGCGCCTCCACCGGGCGCGACGGCATCGGCGGCGCGTCCGTCCTGGCCTCGGCCGAGCTCGACGCCGCCGACGAGTCCAAGCGCCCGTCCGTGCAGGTCGGCGACCCGTTCGAGGAGAGCAAGCTGCTGGAGTGCTCGCTCGAGCTGCTGTCGGCGGGCCTGCTCGTCGCGCTGCAGGACCTCGGCGCGGCCGGGCTGACCTCGGCGGCGAGCGAGATGGCCTCCAAGGGCGACGTCGGCCTGGACCTCGATGTCGGCCTGGTGCCGCTGCGCGAGGCCGACATGGAGCCCTTCGAGATCATGGTCTCCGAGTCCCAGGAGCGGATGCTCTGCGTCTGCGAGCCGGACAAGGTCGACGCCGTGCTGGCGCTGTGCGAGAAGTGGGAGGTCAACGGCACCGCGATCGGCGAGGTGACCGCGACCGGGCGCTTCCGCGTGCTGCGCGACGGCGAGGTCGTCGGCGACATGCCGGTCAGCGGCCTGGTCGACGACGCGCCGCTCTACGACCTCGCGCCGGAGCGGCCCGTCGCCGGCGGCGGCTCGCTGTACCCGGCCCCCGTCGCGCTGCCCGGCCTGCCCGACGACGTCCACGGCGTGCTGGTCGCGCTGCTGTCGAGCCCGAACCTCGCCTCGCGCCGCCCGCTGTTCGAGCAGTACGACTCCATCGTGCAGTCGCGGACCGTGCGCCGCCCCGAGGAGGCCGACGCCGCCGTGCTGTGGTTGCGCGAGATGGGCGACGGCGCCCCGGCGATCGCGACGTCGATCGACGGCAACGGCCGCCGCGTCGCGGCCGACCCCTACTGGGGCACGGTCGGCAACGTCCTGGAGTGCGCGGCCAACCTGGCCTGCGTCGGCGCGCGGCCGCTGGGCACGACGAACAACCTCAACTTCGCCAACCCCGAGAAGCCGCACGTCGCCTGGCAGCTGACGGAGGCCGTCCGCGGCCTCGGCGACGCCTGCCGCGCGCTCGACGCGCCGATCGTGGGCGGCAACGTCTCCCTCTACAACGAGGGCGCGGCCGGCCCGATCTACCCGACCCCGGTCGTCGGGATGGTCGGCGTCCTCGCCGACCCCGAGCGCGCGGGCCGGCTGGGCTTCGCCCGCGACGGCGACGCCGTCGCGTTCGTGGGCTGGGACGCGACGGCCGCCCTGGCCGCCTCCGAGCTGGCCAAGCTGCGCGGCGAGCCGCTGCCCGACGGCCTGGCGCCCATCGACATCGCGGGGGTCCGCATCGTCCTGGAGGCCGTGCGCGACGCCGTCGCGGCCGGCGAGCTGTCCAGCGCCCACGACATCGCCGAGGGCGGCCCGATCGTCGCCCTGGCCGAGTGCTGCCTGGCCGGCGGCCGCGGGGCCGCGCTGGACCTCGGCGACACCGACGACGTCTGGGCGGCGCTGTTCGGCGAGGCCTCCGGCGCGTTCGTCGTGTCGGGCCCGCGCGAGGCGCTGCACCGCCTCGGAGAGCGCGTCGCCGTCGAGGTCGTGGGGACCGTGGGCGGCGACGGCCTGGAGCTGGCGATCGGCTCGCTGCGCGAGCGCTGGACGCTTCACGAGCTGCGCGCGGCGTCGGGCGCGCTGGCGCCGCTGTTCCCCTGAGCCGATCCATCCGGCCGTGGCCTGGGCGCCGGTCCGGGGTAGGACCGGCAGGTGACCTCTGCGGAGATCCTCGTCGGCCTGCTCGGGGCCGTGACCGTGCTGGCGGGCCTGGCGCGGCGTCTGGGCCTGCCCGCGCCCATCGTGCTCGTGGTCTGCGGCGTGGCCGTCGGGCTGATCCCCGGGCTGCCGTCGGCCGCGCTGGACCCCGACCTCATCTTCTTCATCTTCCTGCCGCCGCTGGTCTACGGCGCGGGCTTCAACTCCTCGCCGCGCGACCTGCGCCAGCAGGCCCGCCGCATCGGCGTGCTGGCCATCGGGCTGGTGGCGGCCACGACGGTCGTCGTGGCCCTCACGCTCAAGCTCGTCGTGCCGGGCTTCGGCTGGCCCGAGGGCCTGGTGCTCGGGGCGATCCTGGCGCCGACGGACCCCGTCGCGGCCGTGGCCGTGCTGCAGCGGCTGCGCGTGGCGCCGACGCTCTCGGCGATCATCGAGGGCGAGTCGCTCGTCAACGACGGACTGGGGCTCGTGCTCTACCGGCTGGCCGTCGCGGCCACGGTCGGCGGCACGTTCTCGCTGGTGGACGGCGCGGTCACGCTCGTGAGCACGGGCGTGGGCGGCGTGGCCATCGGGCTCGCGGTGGGCTGGGCCATCAGCCACGTGCGCCGGCGCATCGACGACCCGGTCGTCGAGATCACGCTGTCGCTCTTCACGCCGTATGCGGCCTACATCGCGGCCGAGGCGCTCGGCGTGTCAGGCATCCTGGCCGCCGTCAGCGTCGGGCTCTACCTCGGCTCGCGGGGCGAGGGCCTGTTCTCGGCGACCGCGCGCATCGAGGCCCAGGGGTTCTGGAAGGCGCTGACCTTCATGCTCGAGTCGACGCTGTTCCTGCTCATGGGGCTGCAGTTCCGGCGCGTGGCGGGCGCGATCGAGAACCTCGACCCCGGGCGCGTCGCCCTGACCGTGGGGGTCACGATGGCCGCCGTGGTCGTGCTGCGCGTCGCCTGGATGTTCACGGTGGGGCCGCTGCTGCGCCGGCTCATCCCGGGCGAGCCGAGAGAGGAGCCGCCCGAGCTCGGCGCCGGGGCGCGGCTCGTCGCGGGCTGGGCGGGCATGCGCGGCGCGGTCTCCCTGGCCGCGGCGCTGGCCATCCCGGCCACGATCGACGGCGGCGCCCACTTCCCCCAGCGCAACCTGATCATCTTCGTCGTCTTCTGCGTCATCGTGCTCGGGCTGCTCCTCCAGGGCCTGACGCTGCCGCTGCTGGTCCGGGCGACCGGGCTCGGGCGCGACGCGGCCGACGACGCCGGCGACGAGGCCCGGGCGCGGGCCGCCGCCGCCGAGGCGGCCCTCGCCCGCCTCGACGAGCTCGACGGCGACGGCGGCGGGCGCGCCGGCGACCACCTGCGTGAGCTCTACGAGGCCCGGCTGGGCCACGCCAGCGCCCCCGGGGACGAGACCGGCGACGCCGAGCGCGAGCACGTCGAGACCTTCCAGCGCCTGCGCGAGGAGCTGCTGCGCTCCGAGCGCGGCGCGCTGCACGATCTGCACGCCCGTGGCGAGATCTCCGAGGAGGCGCTGCGCACCGTCGAGCGCGACCTCGACCTCCAGGAGGCGCGCCTTGAGTAGCGGGAGGCAACGGCGGTGGCCGGTGCCGTTGCTACCCTCCGTCACGCCGCCGCGTCACCTCGTCCTGCACGAGGCGGCCTCCATGACCGAGCTGATCACCCCTCTCGAGCAGCGCGACGGCCCGCGCGACGAGTGCGGCGTCTTCGGGATCTACGCCCCCGAGCACGACGTCTCCCGCCTGACCTACTTCGCCCTGTACGCCCTCCAGCACCGCGGCCAGGAGTCGGCGGGCATCGCCGCGGCCGACCGCGGCGGCTACATCATCACGCAGCGCTCGCTGGGCCTGGTCAACCAGGTCTTCAAGGAGCACGACCTGCGCGCGCTGGCCGGCGACCTCGCCATCGGCCATGTCCGGTACTCGACGACAGGCTCCAACGAGTGGGAGAACTCGCAGCCCGTGCACCGCAGCGCCGGGTCGGGCGGCAACCGGGAGCTCGCGCTGGCCCACAACGGCAACCTCATCAACGCCGTCGAGCTGCACGCCGAGCTGCGCGCCCGCGGCGTCCAGTTCAGCTCGACCTCGGACTCCGAGATCATCGCCGCGATGATCTCCACGCACCCCGCGGAGCGCATCGAGGACGCCGTCGCCGACGTCCTGCCGCGCCTGAAGGGCGCGTTCTCCACCGTCGTCATGACCAAGGACAAGGTCGTCGCCTTCCGCGACGGCGCCGGCCTGCGCCCGCTGTCGCTGGGCCGCCTGGGCGACCGCTTCTGCGTCGCCTCGGAGACGTGCGCGTTCGACATCATCGGCGCCACCGCGATGCGCGACGTCGCCCCCGGCGAGGTCGTCACCCTGTCCGAGCGCGGGCTCAGCGCCCGGCAGGTCGTCTCGGGCGAGCGCGAGGCCTTCTGCGTCTTCGAGTACATCTACTTCGCGCGCCCCGACTCGCGGATGAACGGCCAGCTCCTGCAGGCCGCCCGCGGGCGCATGGGCGAGATCCTGGCGCGCGAGGCGCCGGCGGAGGCCGACCTGGTCATCGCGGTCCCCGACTCGGGCAACCCCGCCGCGCGCGGCTTCGCCCGGGCGCTCGGGCTGCCCCAGGACGACGGGCTCATCAAGAACCGCTACGTCGCGCGCACGTTCATCCAGCCCGGCCAGGAGCTGCGCAAGCACGGCCTGCGGCTGAAGTTCAACCCGCTGCCCGAGATCGTCGGCGGCAAGCGCCTCGTCGTCGTCGACGACTCGATCGTGCGCGGCAACACGACGCGCCAGATCGTGCAGATGCTGCGCGACGCCGGCGCGCTGGAGGTGCACATGCGCATCTCGGCCCCGCCGATCAAGCACCCGTGCCACTACGGGATCGACATGTCCAGCCGCGAGGAGATGATCGCCCACGGGCGCACGCCCGCGGAGGTCGCGGCCGAGCTCGGCGCCGACTCGCTGGCCTACCTGTCGCTGGCCGGCGTCTACGAGGCCGTCCGCGGCGAGCGGACCACGCACTGCGACGCCTGCTTCTCCGGCGAGTACCCCCTGGCCGGCACGGAGGACGCCCAGCACAAGGACGCCTTCGAGCAGCGCGGCCTGCCCGTGCTGGCCGCCGCCCCGGCCGCCGCGCCGGGCCCCGCCCCCGTCGTCTAGCGCAGCGGGCCGAGGCGCATCGCCTCGGCGACCGCTGTGCCCCGGTCGCCGACGTCACGAGGGTGTGACGGGATCGCGTCGCCGGGCGGCAGCCTCCGGGCGCGGCGCTATGGTCCGGCGCCCGCATGGATCTGCGCGCCGCCCTCCACCAGCACTTCGGCTTCTCCGAGTTCCGCCCCGGCCAGGAGGCGGCCGTGCGCGCGGCCGTCGCGGGTCAGGACGTGCTCGTCGTCATGCCGACGGGCGCCGGCAAGTCGCTCTGCTACCAGCTGCCCGCCCTGGTCGGCCCCGACCTGACGATCGTCGTCTCCCCGCTGGTCTCGCTCATGCAGGACCAGGTCGCCGCGCTGGAGCGGCGGGCCCCGGGGATGGCGGCCATCGTCAACTCCCAGCAGGACGCGGCCGCCAACGCCGGCGCCCTGGCGCGTGCCCGCGACGGCTCGCTGCGGCTGCTGTACGTCGCGCCCGAGCGCTTCTCGTCGCCCGTGTTCCTCAAGGCGATCGAGGGCGTGCCCATCGGGCTGTTCGTCGTCGACGAGGCCCACTGCGTGTCGCAGTGGGGCCACGACTTCCGCCCGGACTACTTCCGCCTGGCCGACGCCGCCCGCTGGCTCGGCGCCCGCGCGCTCGTGGCCTCGACGGCGACCGCGACGACCGAGGTCGCTCGCGACATCATCGCGCGCCTGGGCCTGCACGACCCCGCGATCGTCACGACGGGCTTCGACCGGCCCAACCTGAGCTTCGCGGTCGTGCCCTGCGCGACGACCGCCGACAAGCATGCGCGGATCGCCGCGGCGCTGGCGCAGGACGGCGCGCGCCCGGCCATCGTCTACGCGGGCACGCGCAAGGCCGCCGACCGGCTCGCCGAGCGGCTGGCCGCGCAGCTGGGGATCGAGGTCCTGGCCTACCACGCGGGCCTGGGCCGCGCCGAGCGCACGGAGGCCCAGCGGCGCTTCATGGCCGGCGAGGTCGAGGTCGTCGTCGCGACGAACGCGTTCGGCATGGGCGTCGACAAGGCCGACGTGCGCACGGTGGCCCACGAGGTCGTGCCGCCGTCGGTCGAGGCCTACTACCAGGAGGCCGGGCGCGCCGGCCGCGACGGAGAGCCCGCCCGGGCGCTGTTGTTCGCCGAGCCGCGCGACAAGGGTCTGCACGTCTTCTTCATCCAGCGCGCCGAGGTCTCCGACACGCTGCTGGACGGAGTCGCCCGGCGCCTCATCGCGGCCTCCCCCGAGGGCCGGTTCGACGTCGCGGTGGCCGAGCTCGACGACGAGCCCGAGCGCGTGCGCGCGATCGTCGGCCACCTGGCCCGCGCCGGCGTCGTGCAGCCCGCCCCGGCGCCGATGGACCGCGTGCGCGGGCGCCTGGCCGGACCCTACGACGGCCGGGCCCGGGCGGCGGCGCGGACGTCGGCGGCCGAGGGCCAGCGGGCGCGCTGGCGCCAGTACCGGGCGGCGTGGGCGTTCGTGGAGGGCGACAGCTGCCGGCGTGTCGCGATCCTGCGCCACTTCGGCGACGACTCCGTGCCCGCCCCGCAGGTGCCGTGCTGCGACGTGTGCGACCCGTCGCTCGTGCCGGCCCGCCCGGAGCGCGCGATGGCCGCCGGCGCCGGCGGGGCGGCGGGCACCGCCCGCCATCCCGGCATCGACGATGCGATCCTCGCCGTGGTCGACGGCGCGCGCCCCTCCATCGGGCGCACCCGCGTGGCCGAGGTGCTGCGCGGCGGTCGCGCCAAGGTCCTGCTGCGCAACTCGTGGGACGGCCTGCCCGAGTACGGGACCTACGCCCACCTCACCGCGGGCGCCGTGCTGGCGCGCATCGACGCGCTGCTGGGCTCGGGGCGCCTGGCCTCCACCGGCGGTCCCTATCCGGTGCTGCGGGTCGTCGCGGGCGCCGGGGCGGGGCAGGGCTCGCTGGCCATCGGGGCGGCGTGATGGCCGCCCCGCTGCGCGTCGGCGTCCTGGCCTCCGGGGCCGGGACGAACCTGCAGGCGCTGCTCGACGACCCCGAGGTCGGGCCGCTCGTCGTCGCCGTGGCCTCCGACCGCGCCGTCGCCGGCGCCCTGGAGCGGGCCCGACGCGCCGGCGTGCCGACCGCCGTCTTCGCACGCGAGGAGCACGCCGACCGCGCTGCGCGCGACGCCGCGATGGCCGACTGGCTGCACGCCCAGGACGTGGGCCTCGTGGTGCTCGCGGGCTACATGGCGCTGCTGGAGGCGCCGTTCATCGCCCGCTTCCGCGACCGCATCGTCAACGTGCACCCGTCGCTGCTGCCCGCCTTCCCGGGGATCGCGGCCGTCCAGCAGGCCATCGACTACGGAGTCAAGGTCTTCGGCGTCACCGTGCACCTCGTCGACGAGGGCGTCGACACGGGCGCCATCCTGCTGCAGCGGGCCATCGAGCTGCCCCCGGGCGCCGACGCCGCGGCCGCCCTGCGGGCGCTGCGCCCGTTGGAGCACACGCTGCTGCCGCAGGCCGTGCGGCTGCTGGCCGCGGGGCGCGTGCGCCGCGACCCCGGGCACCCCCGGCGCCTGCTCGTCGACGCCTGACGCCGCGCCGCGCCGCGGCGGCGGCTAGGCGGCCGGGTCGGGCGCGTCGTCCACGGCGCCCTCCGGGTCGTCGCCGCCGGGCCGGTCGGGCGCGGTGTCCTTCCAGTCGCCGGTGACGACGCGGCTGGCCTCCGCGTCGCGCCGCGCCGCGTCGGCCTTGCCGGCGGCGTCGTCGATGTGGTCGCCGAGGAGGTCGAGCCGGTCGTCGAGGACGTCGGCCTCGTGCTCGAGCCGCTGGGCGACCTGTTCGTCGGGGCGGTGCTCGTCCATGGCCCCGGGCTTCCCGCACGGTGCGGATCGCAAGCACCCCGCCCGCCCGCCGACGGGCGGGCGGGTGAGGCCGCAGAGCCAATACCCTTGCGGTCATGGCCTCCGAGACCTCGCCCGCCGCTCCGACGGCGCCCGGCGCCGTGCGCATCCAGCGCGCCCTGCTGTCGGTCTCCGACAAGCGCGGCATCGTCGACTTCGCCCGCGGCCTCGCCGAGCTCGGCGTGGAGATCGTCTCGACGGGCGGCACCGCCGCCGCGCTGCAGGAGGCGGGCCTCGACGTCCGCGCCATCGACGACTTCACGGGCTTCCCCGAGATCATGGACGGCCGCGTCAAGACGCTGCACCCCAGGCTCTACGCGGGTCTGCTCGCGGTGCGCTCCAACGCGGAGCACCTGGCCCAGGCCGACGAGCAGCAGATCGAGTTCGTCGACCTCGTCTGCGTCAACCTCTACCCGTTCGAGCGCACGGCGGCCCGGCGCGGCGTGTCCGAGGCCGAGGTCATCGAGAACATCGACATCGGCGGCCCGACGATGCTGCGCGCGGCCGCCAAGAACCACGCGTTCGCCGCCGTGGTCGTCAAGCCGGAGTCCTACGACGCGGTGCTCGAGGAGCTGCGCGACGCCGGCGGGACGCTCTCCATGCCCACGCGCGAGTCGCTGGCCGCCGAGGCGTTCGCCTACACCGCGCGCTACGACACCGCGATCGCCCGCTGGTTCGCCGAGAAGAACGAGGACTTCCCGCCGCTGTTCATCCGGGCCTTCGAGAAGGTCGTCGACCTGCCCTACGGCGAGAACCCGCACCAGCGCGGCGCGTTCTACGCGCAGGTCGGCACCCGGATGAACGTGCTGTCGCAGGTCAAGCAGCACCACGGCAAGCAGATCTCCTACAACAACATCCTGGACCTCGACTCGGCCCGCGCGCTCGTCCGCGAGTACGAGGTGCCGGCGTGCGCGATCGTCAAGCACAACAACCCGTGCGGCGCGGCGCTGGGGGCCTCCGCGCAGGAGGCCTACGAGCGCGCCTTCGCGTGCGACCCGATGAGCGCCTATGGCGGCGTCATCGCGCTGAACCGCCGCGTCGACCGCGCGACGGCGCAGCGCCTGCACGAGCAGTTCATCGAGGTGCTCATCGCGCCGGGCTACGACGACGACGCCCTCGAGGTCCTGACCCAGAAGCAGAACATCCGCATCCTCGAGGACCAGGAGCGCCGCCTGCCGGTGCTCGGCGAGCCCGAGATCCGCCAGGTCACCGGCGGCCTGCTCGTCCAGGACCGCGACTCGGGCCGCGACGAGCGCGACGGGATGGAGGTCGTCACCGCGCGCCGCCCCAGCGAGGACGAGTGGAGCGACCTGCTGTTCGCCTGGCGCGTCTCGCGCCACGTGAAGTCCAACGCGATCGTGCTCGCGCGCGGCCTGGCGACCGTCGGCATCGGCGCCGGGCAGATGAGCCGCGTCGACTCCGTGCGCCTCTCGGTCGAGAAGGCCCAGGTGCCCGACCTCAAGGGCGCCGCGCTGGCCTCCGACGCGTTCTTCCCGTTCGCCGACGGGCCCGAGCTGGCCATCCGGGCCGGGGTGACCGCGGTGATCCAGCCCGGCGGGTCGGTCCGCGACGCCGAGGTCGTGGCCGCCGCCGACGAGGCCGGCGTCGCGATGGTCTTCACCAAGCGCCGGCACTTCCGCCACTGATGGAGATCCGTCGCCTGGGCTCCGAGCCGCCGGGCCCGTGGGAGGCCGCGATCGGCTACTCCCGCGTCGTCCGCGCGGGCGCGCACGTCTGGGTCGCCGGCTGCACGTCGGTCGACGAGTACGGCGTCGTGCAGGGCATCTCGCCCGCCGAGCAGACCGCGCTGGCGCTGGCCAACGTCGGCCGCGCGCTGGAGCGCGTGGACGCCTCGCTGGCCGACGTGGTGCGCACACGGCTCTACGTCACCGACGC from the Baekduia soli genome contains:
- the purF gene encoding amidophosphoribosyltransferase, with translation MTELITPLEQRDGPRDECGVFGIYAPEHDVSRLTYFALYALQHRGQESAGIAAADRGGYIITQRSLGLVNQVFKEHDLRALAGDLAIGHVRYSTTGSNEWENSQPVHRSAGSGGNRELALAHNGNLINAVELHAELRARGVQFSSTSDSEIIAAMISTHPAERIEDAVADVLPRLKGAFSTVVMTKDKVVAFRDGAGLRPLSLGRLGDRFCVASETCAFDIIGATAMRDVAPGEVVTLSERGLSARQVVSGEREAFCVFEYIYFARPDSRMNGQLLQAARGRMGEILAREAPAEADLVIAVPDSGNPAARGFARALGLPQDDGLIKNRYVARTFIQPGQELRKHGLRLKFNPLPEIVGGKRLVVVDDSIVRGNTTRQIVQMLRDAGALEVHMRISAPPIKHPCHYGIDMSSREEMIAHGRTPAEVAAELGADSLAYLSLAGVYEAVRGERTTHCDACFSGEYPLAGTEDAQHKDAFEQRGLPVLAAAPAAAPGPAPVV
- a CDS encoding RidA family protein gives rise to the protein MEIRRLGSEPPGPWEAAIGYSRVVRAGAHVWVAGCTSVDEYGVVQGISPAEQTALALANVGRALERVDASLADVVRTRLYVTDASRWEEVGRAHGDVFADIRPVTTLVEVSGLLDPRMLVEVEADAFVAASGGAGGAGFPR
- the purN gene encoding phosphoribosylglycinamide formyltransferase, whose product is MAAPLRVGVLASGAGTNLQALLDDPEVGPLVVAVASDRAVAGALERARRAGVPTAVFAREEHADRAARDAAMADWLHAQDVGLVVLAGYMALLEAPFIARFRDRIVNVHPSLLPAFPGIAAVQQAIDYGVKVFGVTVHLVDEGVDTGAILLQRAIELPPGADAAAALRALRPLEHTLLPQAVRLLAAGRVRRDPGHPRRLLVDA
- the purH gene encoding bifunctional phosphoribosylaminoimidazolecarboxamide formyltransferase/IMP cyclohydrolase encodes the protein MASETSPAAPTAPGAVRIQRALLSVSDKRGIVDFARGLAELGVEIVSTGGTAAALQEAGLDVRAIDDFTGFPEIMDGRVKTLHPRLYAGLLAVRSNAEHLAQADEQQIEFVDLVCVNLYPFERTAARRGVSEAEVIENIDIGGPTMLRAAAKNHAFAAVVVKPESYDAVLEELRDAGGTLSMPTRESLAAEAFAYTARYDTAIARWFAEKNEDFPPLFIRAFEKVVDLPYGENPHQRGAFYAQVGTRMNVLSQVKQHHGKQISYNNILDLDSARALVREYEVPACAIVKHNNPCGAALGASAQEAYERAFACDPMSAYGGVIALNRRVDRATAQRLHEQFIEVLIAPGYDDDALEVLTQKQNIRILEDQERRLPVLGEPEIRQVTGGLLVQDRDSGRDERDGMEVVTARRPSEDEWSDLLFAWRVSRHVKSNAIVLARGLATVGIGAGQMSRVDSVRLSVEKAQVPDLKGAALASDAFFPFADGPELAIRAGVTAVIQPGGSVRDAEVVAAADEAGVAMVFTKRRHFRH
- a CDS encoding RecQ family ATP-dependent DNA helicase produces the protein MDLRAALHQHFGFSEFRPGQEAAVRAAVAGQDVLVVMPTGAGKSLCYQLPALVGPDLTIVVSPLVSLMQDQVAALERRAPGMAAIVNSQQDAAANAGALARARDGSLRLLYVAPERFSSPVFLKAIEGVPIGLFVVDEAHCVSQWGHDFRPDYFRLADAARWLGARALVASTATATTEVARDIIARLGLHDPAIVTTGFDRPNLSFAVVPCATTADKHARIAAALAQDGARPAIVYAGTRKAADRLAERLAAQLGIEVLAYHAGLGRAERTEAQRRFMAGEVEVVVATNAFGMGVDKADVRTVAHEVVPPSVEAYYQEAGRAGRDGEPARALLFAEPRDKGLHVFFIQRAEVSDTLLDGVARRLIAASPEGRFDVAVAELDDEPERVRAIVGHLARAGVVQPAPAPMDRVRGRLAGPYDGRARAAARTSAAEGQRARWRQYRAAWAFVEGDSCRRVAILRHFGDDSVPAPQVPCCDVCDPSLVPARPERAMAAGAGGAAGTARHPGIDDAILAVVDGARPSIGRTRVAEVLRGGRAKVLLRNSWDGLPEYGTYAHLTAGAVLARIDALLGSGRLASTGGPYPVLRVVAGAGAGQGSLAIGAA